Proteins co-encoded in one Dryobates pubescens isolate bDryPub1 chromosome 4, bDryPub1.pri, whole genome shotgun sequence genomic window:
- the CNOT10 gene encoding CCR4-NOT transcription complex subunit 10 has translation MAADKAADQGTEKHEGAGTSGITDQEKELSSNALQAFLAGNYDTCLQHLNTLQDINKDDYKITLNTAVAEFCKSNQTTTDNLRQTLNQLKNQVHSVVEEMDGLDDVENSMLYYNQAVILYHLRQYTEAISVGEKLYQFIEPFEEKFAQAVCFLLVDLYLLTYQAEKALHLLAVLEKMISQGNNNSKNGKNESGGNTNKDSSNQKAESGALIEVAKSKIHQYKVRAYIQMKSLKACKREIKSVMNTAGNSASSLFLKSNFEYLRGNYRKAVKLLNSANIAEHPGFMKTGECLRCMFWNNLGCIHFAMGKHNLGIFYFKKALQENDNACAQLGTGSADPGKKFSGRPMCTLLTNKRYELLYNCGIQLLHIGRPLAAFECLIEAVQVYHSNPRLWLRIAECCIAANKGTSEQETKGLPSKKGIVQSIVGQGYHRKIVLASQSIQNVVYNDGQSSAIPVASMEFAAICLRNALLLLPEDQQEPKQENGSKTSNQLGGNTENSESSEACSNKSHEGDKFIAAPPSSPLKKQELENLRCSILACSAYVALALGDNLMALNHADKLLQQPKLSGSLKFLGHLYAAEALISLDRISDAITHLNPENVTDVSLGISSNEQDQGSDKGENEAMESSGKQTPQCYPSSVTSARTMMLFNLGSAYCLRSEYDKARKCLHQAASLIHPKEIPPEAILLAVYLELQNGNTQLALQIIKRNQLLPSVKTLSEMRKKPLFQPVHSIQPIQMPAFTTVQRK, from the exons ATCAAGGTACTGAGAAACATGAAGGAGCAGGTACTTCTGGGATTACTGATCAGGAAAAGGAATTGTCCAGCAATGCATTACAAGCTTTTTTG GCTGGAAACTATGATACTTGTTTACAACACCTAAATACCCTGCAAGACATAAACAAAGATGACTACAAAATAACTTTGAATACTGCTGTTGCTGAGTTCTGTAAAAGTAACCAGACCACAACAGACAATTTGAGACAAACTCTTAACCAGCTGAAGAACCAG GTTCACTCTGTTGTTGAAGAAATGGATGGTTTAGATGATGTTGAAAACAGTATGCTATACTACAATCAAGCTGTTATTTTGTATCACCTGCGTCAGTATACTGAAGCTATATCAGTTGGAGAGAAGTTGTACCAGTTTATAGAGCCTTTTG AAGAGAAAtttgcccaggctgtgtgcttCTTGCTTGTAGACTTGTACCTGCTAACTTATCAAGCTGAGAAAGCCTTGCATCTGCTTGCTGTTCTGGAAAAAATGATTTCACAGGGCAACAATAACAGCAAGAATGGAAAAAATGAG TCAGGTGGTAATACAAATAAAGATTCCTCAAATCAAAAAGCTGAAAGTGGAGCTTTAATAGAAGTTGCTAAATCTAAGATACACCAG TATAAGGTGAGAGCCTATATACAGATGAAGTCACTAAAGGCATGCAAGAGGGAAATCAAGTCTGTTATGAATACAGCTGGGAAT TCagcttcttctctctttcttaagAGCAATTTTGAATATTTGAGGGGCAATTACCGTAAAGCTGTCAAACTTTTAAACAGCGCAAACATTGCGGAACACCCTGGCTTCATGAAAACAG GTGAATGCTTGCGGTGTATGTTCTGGAACAATCTTGGCTGCATTCACTTCGCAATGGGAAAGCACAACTTAGGAATTTTTTACTTTAAGAAAGCCTTGCAAGAAAATGATAATGCATGTGCACAGCTAGGAACGGGCAGTGCCGATCCAG gaaaaaaattttcaggGAGACCCATGTGTACACTACTGACTAACAAACGGTATGAGCTGCTGTACAATTGTGGAATTCAGCTCTTGCATATTGGGAGGCCCTTAGCTGCCTTTGAATGCTTGATTGAGGCAGTCCAGGTTTATCACTCAAACCCTCGTCTTTGGCTGAGAATAGCAGAATGTTGCATTGCTGCCAATAAAGGG ACATCAGAACAAGAGACTAAAGGTCTCCCCAGCAAAAAGGGAATTGTGCAATCTATAGTAGGACAAGGCTACCACCGTAAGATAGTCCTAGCATCCCAGTCAATACAGAATGTTGTTTATAA TGATGGACAGTCCTCAGCAATACCTGTAGCCAGTATGGAATTCGCAGCAATTTGTCTAAGAAATGCCTTGCTTCTACTGCCAGAAGATCAGCAGGAGCCAAAGCAAGAAAATGGATCTAAAACTAGTAATCAGCTGGGGGGAAACACAGAAAACAGTGAAAGCAGTGAAGCATGCAG cAATAAAAGTCATGAAGGAGATAAATTCATTGCAGCTCCCCCTTCTTCGCCTTTGAAGAAACAGGAATTAGAAAATTTAAG gtGCTCAATACTTGCATGCAGTGCTTACGTGGCTCTGGCTTTGGGGGATAACCTTATGGCACTGAATCATGCAGATAAACTTCTTCAGCAACCAAAGCTGTCAGGGTCTCTTAA GTTCCTTGGCCATTTGTATGCAGCAGAAGCTCTCATCTCTCTAGACAGAATATCTGATGCCATCACTCACTTGAACCCTGAGAACGTCACTGATGTTTCCCTTGGGATCTCTTCAAATGAGCAGGATCAAG GGTCTGACAAAGGAGAGAATGAAGCAATGGAATCTT CTGGCAAGCAGACTCCACAGTGTTATCCCAGTTCAGTCACATCAGCAAGAACAATGATGTTGTTTAACCTTGGAAGTGCTTACTGTTTGAGGAGTGAATATGACAAAGCTCGGAAGTGTCTTCATCAG GCTGCTTCACTCATCCACCCCAAAGAGATCCCTCCAGAGGCTATCCTGCTGGCTGTGTATCTTGAATTGCAGAATG GTAACACACAGCTAGCGTTACAGATCATCAAGAGAAACCAGCTTCTCCCTTCTGTGAAAACCCTCTCTGAGATGCGGAAGAAGCCTCTCTTTCAGCCAGTCCACTCAATCCAGCCCATTCAGATGCCAGCTTTCACCACTGTTCAAAGGAAGTGA